In the Malaya genurostris strain Urasoe2022 chromosome 1, Malgen_1.1, whole genome shotgun sequence genome, one interval contains:
- the LOC131425216 gene encoding centriolar coiled-coil protein of 110 kDa isoform X1 yields the protein MNSNFISAFKIHGVPILPPVISSELRSEIIQYRKRSQEIEMKILEKKLLKQNTIQLYDNVEKQKESSQQITVIESKKSIKSDSLGIPSLCSDIPNSFLKSPDLEKTEQEKFYCSDQASSQPRLIRSNSYTLDYPSPLLMKHINKQCSDIKNTNTIEQIPQEHTNDNIKRSYFKDVQSTHINKQEWVNSSKTPSKAAAHVKKLKSPYKTTKLNSNNRANVKCKTQRKTVDNIKQSVDTCQQKIKEIQDEHDKRLMELLKRQQEEQHELQQNFRRQQAELTKMLLPSKLDQIHTSTPVNTSPNESMINDIQSIPMSFKKLNISSKEFVHNDSQFSMNNLSSQSSLSFQESTEMYKTCVDHSINNRSKIHDCLNSDGINSYIKTIVQTIQDKDLQELYQFRGLDEQSQIQHNAASLINAYARGYLTRRLFQTECVQKVVEIIRDTLLFILDMHHENRTAKRSRSPVDVQRKRTLIQQLTSACDKLHQIFIESSTKQRMEIIRQDREKIKHKLVNRPKTSRSNESSRSVNFKCERSLDKRYRKLQLCSLYSVNIEGGSIGTFDNNEDN from the exons ATGAATTCGAATTTCATTTCTGCCTTCAAAATTCATGGTGTACCAATACTTCCGCCTGtg ATTTCTTCGGAATTGCGGTCAGAAATAATTCAGTATCGCAAACGATCACAagagattgaaatgaaaattctgGAAAAGAagctgttgaaacaaaatactATTCAGCTATATGACaatgttgaaaaacaaaaagagaGTTCTCAACAAATAACTGTAATTGAATCGAAGAAATCTATTAAATCAGATTCTTTAGGTATACCATCTTTATGTTCTGATATTCCTAATTCGTTTTTGAAATCGCCTGATCTTGAAAAAACTGAACAAGAGAAATTCTACTGTTCTGACCAAGCATCCTCTCAGCCGAGGTTAATTAGATCAAATTCATACACTTTGGATTATCCAAGCCCATTGTTAATGAAGCATATTAATAAGCAATGTTCAGATATTAAAAACACTAATACGATAGAGCAAATTCCTCAAGAACATACGAACGATAACATAAAAAGGTCTTACTTTAAAGATGTCCAATCTACTCATATAAATAAACAAGAATGGGTAAACTCCAGCAAAACTCCGTCTAAGGCTGCCGCGCATGTCAAGAAACTAAAAAGTCCTTATAAAACTACCAAATTGAATTCGAATAATCGagcaaatgtaaaatgtaaaacacAACGAAAG ACTGTAGATAATATCAAACAATCGGTGGACACTTGTcaacaaaaaatcaaagaaaTTCAAGATGAACATGACAAGCGGTTAATGGAACTATTAAAACGTCAGCAAGAAGAGCAACATGAACTCCAACAAAACTTCCGTCGTCAGCAAGCTGAATTGACGAAAATGTTACTTCCTTCCAAATTGGATCAAATCCATACTTCAACACCAGTAAATACGAGTCCTAATGAATCAATGATCAACGATATTCAGAGTATACCAATGTCTTTCAAGAAATTGAACATAAGTTCAAAAGAATTTGTTCACAATGATTCTCAATTCAGTATGAACAACTTGTCCAGTCAATCAAGTTTGAGCTTTCAAGAATCAACTGAAATGTATAAGACTTGCGTAGACCACAGCAtcaacaatcgatcaaaaatacACGATTGTTTGAATTCAGACGGAATTAATAGCTACATCAAAACTATTGTGCAAACAATACAAGATAAAGATCTTCAGGAGCTCTACCAATTTAGAGGATTAGATGAACAATCTCAAATTCAGCACAATGCGGCTAGTTTGATAAACGCTTACGCCAGGGGTTATCTAACAAGAAGGCTTTTCCAAACAGAATGCGTACAGAAGGTAGTTGAAATCATTCGTGATACCCTTCTTTTTATTTTGGACATGCATCATGAGAATCGTACAGCAAAACGTTCACGAAGTCCTGTCGATGTGCAGCGGAAAAGAACTTTGATCCAGCAGTTGACGTCAGCGTGTGATAAACtacatcaaattttcattgaatcTAGTACTAAACAGCGTATGGAAATCATCCGTCAAGATagagaaaaaattaaacataaacTAGTGAATCGTCCAAAAACGTCAAGATCGAATGAATCTAGTAGATCAGTAAATTTTAAATGCGAACGATCTCTGGACAAACGATATCGCAAGCTTCAGTTGTGTTCATT GTATTCCGTCAATATTGAAGGAGGCTCAATCGGCACATTTGATAACAATGAAGATAATTAG
- the LOC131425216 gene encoding centriolar coiled-coil protein of 110 kDa isoform X2: MNSNFISAFKIHGVPILPPVISSELRSEIIQYRKRSQEIEMKILEKKLLKQNTIQLYDNVEKQKESSQQITVIESKKSIKSDSLGIPSLCSDIPNSFLKSPDLEKTEQEKFYCSDQASSQPRLIRSNSYTLDYPSPLLMKHINKQCSDIKNTNTIEQIPQEHTNDNIKRSYFKDVQSTHINKQEWVNSSKTPSKAAAHVKKLKSPYKTTKLNSNNRANVKCKTQRKTVDNIKQSVDTCQQKIKEIQDEHDKRLMELLKRQQEEQHELQQNFRRQQAELTKMLLPSKLDQIHTSTPVNTSPNESMINDIQSIPMSFKKLNISSKEFVHNDSQFSMNNLSSQSSLSFQESTEMYKTCVDHSINNRSKIHDCLNSDGINSYIKTIVQTIQDKDLQELYQFRGLDEQSQIQHNAASLINAYARGYLTRRLFQTECVQKVVEIIRDTLLFILDMHHENRTAKRSRSPVDVQRKRTLIQQLTSACDKLHQIFIESSTKQRMEIIRQDREKIKHKLVNRPKTSRSNESSRSVNFKCERSLDKRYRKLQLCSLPDPPQR; encoded by the exons ATGAATTCGAATTTCATTTCTGCCTTCAAAATTCATGGTGTACCAATACTTCCGCCTGtg ATTTCTTCGGAATTGCGGTCAGAAATAATTCAGTATCGCAAACGATCACAagagattgaaatgaaaattctgGAAAAGAagctgttgaaacaaaatactATTCAGCTATATGACaatgttgaaaaacaaaaagagaGTTCTCAACAAATAACTGTAATTGAATCGAAGAAATCTATTAAATCAGATTCTTTAGGTATACCATCTTTATGTTCTGATATTCCTAATTCGTTTTTGAAATCGCCTGATCTTGAAAAAACTGAACAAGAGAAATTCTACTGTTCTGACCAAGCATCCTCTCAGCCGAGGTTAATTAGATCAAATTCATACACTTTGGATTATCCAAGCCCATTGTTAATGAAGCATATTAATAAGCAATGTTCAGATATTAAAAACACTAATACGATAGAGCAAATTCCTCAAGAACATACGAACGATAACATAAAAAGGTCTTACTTTAAAGATGTCCAATCTACTCATATAAATAAACAAGAATGGGTAAACTCCAGCAAAACTCCGTCTAAGGCTGCCGCGCATGTCAAGAAACTAAAAAGTCCTTATAAAACTACCAAATTGAATTCGAATAATCGagcaaatgtaaaatgtaaaacacAACGAAAG ACTGTAGATAATATCAAACAATCGGTGGACACTTGTcaacaaaaaatcaaagaaaTTCAAGATGAACATGACAAGCGGTTAATGGAACTATTAAAACGTCAGCAAGAAGAGCAACATGAACTCCAACAAAACTTCCGTCGTCAGCAAGCTGAATTGACGAAAATGTTACTTCCTTCCAAATTGGATCAAATCCATACTTCAACACCAGTAAATACGAGTCCTAATGAATCAATGATCAACGATATTCAGAGTATACCAATGTCTTTCAAGAAATTGAACATAAGTTCAAAAGAATTTGTTCACAATGATTCTCAATTCAGTATGAACAACTTGTCCAGTCAATCAAGTTTGAGCTTTCAAGAATCAACTGAAATGTATAAGACTTGCGTAGACCACAGCAtcaacaatcgatcaaaaatacACGATTGTTTGAATTCAGACGGAATTAATAGCTACATCAAAACTATTGTGCAAACAATACAAGATAAAGATCTTCAGGAGCTCTACCAATTTAGAGGATTAGATGAACAATCTCAAATTCAGCACAATGCGGCTAGTTTGATAAACGCTTACGCCAGGGGTTATCTAACAAGAAGGCTTTTCCAAACAGAATGCGTACAGAAGGTAGTTGAAATCATTCGTGATACCCTTCTTTTTATTTTGGACATGCATCATGAGAATCGTACAGCAAAACGTTCACGAAGTCCTGTCGATGTGCAGCGGAAAAGAACTTTGATCCAGCAGTTGACGTCAGCGTGTGATAAACtacatcaaattttcattgaatcTAGTACTAAACAGCGTATGGAAATCATCCGTCAAGATagagaaaaaattaaacataaacTAGTGAATCGTCCAAAAACGTCAAGATCGAATGAATCTAGTAGATCAGTAAATTTTAAATGCGAACGATCTCTGGACAAACGATATCGCAAGCTTCAGTTGTGTTCATT ACCTGATCCACCTCAGAGATAG
- the LOC131425215 gene encoding calponin homology domain-containing protein DDB_G0272472-like, giving the protein MIKELYQSAEPQSLQPCFVPASSASVGTFNTKCKAMIITATKWNELLSNASKARIRPQTTIASNGRLVTQNEAEFKRYLKNESQVMTRQWENTVQNIRDKKESDRLRKQQEKVEEDKKLYHALKTADEIKRNELIEKAQEIIQREKEGPRVLESAAKFCEVLKAREFQCKFKSDQKIQIDKRRKELDKQDNTLSNQLIKSQAERYIEERRRFDCYKNELRDQIQRDEIDKQQKRNSLIEQERKQREVLEDKIKRQIEREQQVFERKKAMRRQHALEAMKMTQEREERLKREMIIEDSLNEIYNDGQMVISNKRKEIHTNKHKLRDNAELLQEEVERRKQLLDDEDKNREKALQEKEKMAEKNIREKIETEKQMKAARIQAHLDEMNCKKVKASEQEAMEHKEMANRLKNVDVTFGFNQRNATNIANRTQIQRKLLLDQIDERRTHENIESDTKAELQYMRNSAKKENRHFMKYAEELITDNKRKGRPVLPLLRSVENYKREHYLDYREKEFTPRHLISNVPINNKLADQEYINDPAIIEMTPAMPPIRVRYDPKQLKDMDPYKNHKI; this is encoded by the exons ATGATCAAAGAACTTTATCAGTCAGCTGAACCGCAATCTCTACAACCATGCTTCGTGCCGGCTTCATCCGCATCGGTCGGTACATTTAACACGAAATGTAAAGCTATGATAATAACAGCAACCAAATGGAATGAACTACTGAGCAATGCAAGTAAGGCACGAATTCGTCCTCAAACGACTATTGCATCGAATGGACGATTGGTAACGCAGAATGAAGCTGAGTTCAAAAGATATCTAAAGAATGAATCTCAAGTCATGACTAGGCAATGGGAAAATACAGTTCAGAATATACGCGATAAAAAGGAATCCGATCGACTAAGAAAGCAACAAGAAAAAGTAGAAGAAG ATAAAAAACTTTATCATGCACTTAAAACCGCCGACGAGATAAAGCGAAATGAACTGATTGAAAAAGCCCAAGAAATTATTCAAAGAGAAAAGGAAGGCCCGAGAGTTCTAGAGAGTGCAGCAAAATTCTGCGAAGTATTGAAAGCACGCGAATTTCAATGCAAGTTCAAGTCGGATCAGAAAATTCAGATAGACAAGCGACGCAAAGAATTGGACAAACAAGATAATACTTTGTCGAATCAATTGATTAAGTCGCAAGCTGAACGTTATATCGAAGAGCGAAGGCGGTTTGATTGCTATAAAAATGAACTAAGAGACCAAATTCAACGAGATGAAATAGATAAACAGCAGAAACGAAATTCTCTGATTGAGCAGGAACGAAAGCAGCGCGAAGTCTTAGAAGATAAAATAAAACGACAAATAGAAAGAGAACAACAGGTGTTTGAAAGGAAAAAGGCAATGCGAAGACAACATGCTTTGGAAGCTATGAAAATGACTCAAGAACGCGAAGAAAGATTGAAACGTGAAATGATTATAGAAGATTCGTTGAATGAAATATACAATGACGGACAAATGGTAATTTCTAATAAGAGAAAAGAGATTCATACTAACAAACACAAATTGAGAGATAACGCCGAATTGTTACAAGAAGAAGTTGAACGCCGAAAGCAACTTCTAGATGACGAAGATAAAAATCGTGAAAAAGCATTACAGGAAAAGGAAAAGATGGCGGAGAAAAAtatacgcgaaaaaattgaaactgagAAACAGATGAAGGCTGCTCGAATTCAAGCACATTTGGATGAAATGAATTGCAAAAAAGTGAAAGCTTCAGAGCAAGAAGCAATGGAACATAAGGAAATGGCTAATAGATTGAAGAATGTTGACGTTACTTTCGGATTTAATCAAAGGAATGCAACAAATATAGCAAACAGAACACAAATTCAACGTAAATTATTACTCGATCAGATTGATGAACGCAGAACACATGAAAACATAGAATCCGACACAAAAGCAGAACTTCAATACATGCGTAACAGTGCCAAAAAGGAAAATAGGCACTTTATGAAGTATGCGGAAGAGCTGATTACAGATAACAAGAGAAAGGGAAGGCCTGTGTTACCATTACTGAGATCCGTTGAAAATTACAAACGCGAACATTATTTAGATTACAGGGAAAAAGAATTTACCCCAAGACACCTTATTTCTAACGTTCCGATAAATAACAAGCTTGCTGATCAAGAGTACATTAACGATCCAGCAATAATTGAAATGACTCCTGCAATGCCGCCTATTCGAGTGCGCTATGATCCGAAACAATTAAAAGATATGGATCCTtacaaaaatcataaaatctga